A genomic stretch from Acidobacteriota bacterium includes:
- a CDS encoding SDR family NAD(P)-dependent oxidoreductase — protein sequence MSRRERAPSAGIALVGMACEYPDIHSPSDLWETVLTRRRAFRRFPEERLRLDDYQSDERLPDTTYGRQGAFLQGYSFDRVGFRVAGRTFRSADFAHWLALDVASRALDDAGFPEGDGLDREMTGVLLGNTLTGEFSRANLMRLRWPYVRHVVGANLLAEGWSEEQASAFLGRLEGAYKHPFPAMTEESLAGGLSNTIAGRVCNYFDFKGGGFTVDGACASSLLATCQACSALVAGDLDLALAGGVDLSLDPFELVGFSMTGALAPEEMRVYDKRSAGFFPGEGCGFVVLMREEDAIAQRRRIYAVIRGWGVSSDGSGGITRPEVEGQGLAISRAYRRAGFGIDTVGYFEGHGTGTGVGDATELTALTRARRAADPAAPPVPVGTIKGNFGHTKAAAGVAGLIKATQVLVNHLIPPITGCETPHDLLEEENPALRVPFEAELWPRDRPVRAGVSAMGFGGINTHLVLEGEPVERRRKITARERVLLATPQDAELFFLRAAGSEALAERVRGLAELAARLSRAELTDLAAVLAGSPEIGFLRAAVVASTPAELAERLERLGEWLAAGVESRLDARRGVFLGGGSRTARIGFLFPGQGSPSRREAGGLGRRFEAVADFYDEVELPAGDNAVDTAIAQPAIVAAATAGLLALEEMGVKAEYAVGHSLGELVALYWAGSLGEEALLALATARGRAMSDLGDASGTMASVSASADTVRDLAGADEVSLAALNSPHRTVISGSKDAVDGVLRAAAMSDLQATRLRVSHAFHSPLVAAAAPQLEKALAGERLLPPRRTVVSTVTGRELSAEDDLAALLVEQVTSPVRFTEAVESLRDAVDLWIEVGPGRTLTGLLDDFDLAPAIALDVGGDSLKGLLEAVGAAFCLGAPVNPEVLFASRFSRPFDPAAPLEFLANPCEVFEDRADGVEKAEVPADPVAAVPAAEAKESPAEDLAPIDLVRELVAHRAELPAAAIAADSRLLSDLHLNSISVGQLVVEAAQQLGRQSPASPNDFADATVAEVTEALLEGEERADGADAAVEEGPPPGVGSWVAAFEQIWQEKALPAGGGDLGGADGGWTVVAPPGHPLAAALGAALTEGGGVALCLPAELDEEAVDLYLEAARPLLDGEAAPRFLVVHAGGGGGGFARTLHLEHPEVHTAVVDVPFEDPRAAGWAADEALAANGYGEARWDADGRRYVPHLEHRPLAATSAVGVSGAETEPLGSADVLLVSGGGKGIASECALDLARRSGARLILLGRSRPEESPELAANLDRFRAAGVEFRYVSADVNDPAAVALAVAGAQEVVGSVTGLLHGAGLNTPRLLAALDGKAFRRTLAPKIGGLHNILAAIEPERLRLLVTFGSIIARMGLRGEADYATANEWLTLETERFAREHPNCRCLALEWSVWSGVGMGERLGRVEGLIREGITPIPPELGVDLLARWIASPEAPVAMVVGSRFGTPPTMRLAHRELPLLRFLESPRVVFPGVELVVDSEISGDSDPYLSDHVFRGERLLPAVIGLEAMAQAATALLGREDLPVFEQAEFRRPVVIAEGQRVRLRVAALARSDGRVEVVLRSSGSDFKTDDFRALCRFSEQPGEPPPADFIASPSTANGTTLPLEAEGDLYGPLFFHTGRFRRIQGYRELSARSCVADIPGNGAVPWFGRYLPPRMLLGDAAVRDALLHGIQVCVPHATILPVGVDRIEVCELSSKADYVLSARERRREGNTFVYDVELSDGSGRLCERWSGLRLQVVDRNRPPASWKTPILASYVERRLQELLPEDGAKPAVAIRQRESAERQEDSDRTIRATLPEGGEAEVHRRPDGKPEANGGADGVEVSVSHAGDLVLAVSGEAPLGCDAEAVAGREAAMWSDLLGADRFSLAERIASEHDESADRAATRVWAAGECLKKAGTPHDAPLVLDQVTDDGWLLLRSGSLVIGTLVAPVDGFADGLALAVLAGSR from the coding sequence ATGAGCCGCCGAGAAAGAGCTCCGTCCGCCGGCATCGCGCTGGTGGGTATGGCCTGCGAGTATCCGGACATCCACTCGCCGTCGGACCTGTGGGAGACGGTCCTCACCCGGCGCCGGGCTTTCCGGCGCTTCCCGGAAGAACGCCTGCGGCTGGACGACTACCAGAGCGACGAACGTTTGCCGGACACCACCTACGGCCGCCAGGGCGCGTTTCTGCAGGGCTACTCCTTCGATCGGGTGGGCTTTCGGGTGGCCGGCCGCACCTTCCGCTCCGCCGACTTCGCCCACTGGCTGGCCCTCGACGTGGCCTCCCGGGCGCTCGATGACGCGGGCTTCCCGGAGGGCGACGGCCTCGACCGGGAGATGACCGGGGTACTCCTCGGCAACACTCTCACCGGAGAGTTCTCGCGCGCCAATCTGATGCGTCTGCGCTGGCCCTACGTGCGTCACGTGGTGGGCGCCAACCTGCTGGCGGAAGGCTGGAGCGAAGAGCAGGCGAGCGCCTTCCTCGGCCGGCTGGAAGGAGCCTACAAGCACCCCTTCCCGGCGATGACCGAGGAGTCCCTGGCCGGCGGCCTGTCGAACACCATCGCCGGTCGGGTGTGCAACTACTTCGACTTCAAGGGTGGCGGCTTCACGGTGGACGGAGCCTGCGCCTCGTCGCTCCTCGCCACCTGCCAGGCGTGCTCGGCGCTGGTCGCCGGCGACCTCGACCTCGCCCTCGCCGGTGGGGTGGACCTGTCCCTCGATCCCTTCGAACTGGTCGGCTTCTCGATGACCGGTGCCCTGGCACCGGAAGAGATGCGGGTGTATGACAAGCGCTCCGCCGGTTTCTTCCCGGGAGAGGGCTGCGGCTTCGTGGTGCTGATGCGGGAAGAGGACGCCATCGCCCAGCGGCGGCGCATCTACGCCGTGATCCGCGGCTGGGGTGTGTCGTCGGACGGCTCCGGCGGAATCACCCGGCCGGAGGTCGAAGGCCAGGGGTTGGCGATCTCCCGGGCCTATCGCCGCGCCGGCTTCGGCATCGACACGGTTGGTTATTTCGAGGGCCACGGCACCGGCACCGGTGTGGGCGACGCGACGGAGCTGACGGCTCTCACCCGCGCCCGTCGCGCGGCCGATCCGGCAGCGCCGCCGGTGCCGGTGGGCACGATCAAGGGCAACTTCGGGCACACCAAGGCGGCGGCCGGAGTCGCCGGCCTGATCAAAGCGACGCAGGTGCTGGTGAACCATCTGATCCCGCCGATCACCGGCTGTGAAACGCCGCACGACCTGCTCGAAGAGGAGAATCCAGCCCTGCGGGTGCCCTTCGAGGCGGAGCTGTGGCCGCGCGACCGCCCGGTGCGCGCCGGGGTGAGCGCCATGGGCTTCGGCGGCATCAACACCCACCTGGTGCTCGAAGGGGAGCCCGTCGAGCGCCGCCGCAAGATCACCGCCCGGGAACGGGTTCTTCTCGCCACGCCGCAGGACGCGGAGCTGTTCTTCCTGCGGGCGGCCGGCAGCGAGGCCCTAGCGGAGCGGGTCCGCGGTCTCGCCGAATTGGCGGCGCGGCTGTCCCGAGCGGAGTTGACGGACCTGGCGGCGGTGCTGGCGGGCAGTCCGGAAATCGGCTTTCTGCGGGCGGCGGTGGTGGCCTCCACGCCGGCGGAGCTGGCCGAGCGGCTGGAACGGCTCGGCGAGTGGCTGGCGGCGGGAGTCGAGAGCCGGCTGGACGCGCGCCGCGGAGTCTTCTTGGGCGGCGGCTCGCGCACCGCCCGCATCGGTTTTCTCTTCCCGGGCCAGGGATCGCCCTCGCGCCGCGAGGCCGGTGGGCTCGGTCGCCGTTTCGAAGCGGTGGCGGACTTCTACGACGAGGTGGAACTGCCGGCGGGAGACAACGCGGTGGATACGGCCATCGCCCAGCCGGCGATTGTCGCCGCCGCGACGGCCGGCTTGCTCGCCCTGGAAGAAATGGGCGTCAAGGCCGAGTACGCCGTCGGCCACAGCCTCGGCGAGCTGGTGGCCCTCTACTGGGCGGGATCCCTCGGCGAGGAGGCGCTCCTCGCCTTGGCGACGGCCCGCGGGCGGGCGATGTCGGATCTCGGCGACGCTTCCGGCACGATGGCGTCGGTCAGCGCGAGCGCCGACACCGTGCGGGACCTGGCGGGCGCCGATGAGGTCAGCCTGGCGGCCCTCAACTCGCCCCACCGAACGGTGATCTCCGGTAGCAAAGATGCCGTGGACGGGGTGCTTCGTGCGGCTGCCATGAGTGACCTCCAGGCGACCCGGCTGCGAGTTTCTCACGCGTTTCACTCCCCCCTCGTCGCGGCCGCGGCGCCGCAGCTCGAGAAGGCCCTCGCCGGGGAGCGGCTGCTCCCGCCGCGGCGAACGGTGGTCTCCACGGTGACCGGTCGGGAGCTGTCGGCGGAGGACGATCTGGCCGCCCTGCTGGTGGAGCAGGTCACCTCGCCGGTGCGCTTCACCGAGGCCGTCGAGTCCCTGCGCGACGCCGTGGACCTGTGGATCGAGGTCGGTCCCGGACGGACACTGACCGGCCTGCTCGACGATTTCGACCTGGCGCCGGCGATCGCTCTGGACGTCGGTGGTGACTCTCTCAAAGGCTTGCTCGAAGCCGTCGGCGCGGCCTTCTGCCTGGGAGCGCCGGTCAATCCGGAAGTGCTCTTTGCCAGTCGCTTCAGCCGGCCCTTCGATCCCGCAGCGCCGCTCGAGTTTCTGGCCAATCCCTGCGAGGTGTTCGAGGATCGCGCCGATGGGGTGGAGAAGGCCGAGGTTCCGGCCGACCCGGTGGCTGCTGTGCCGGCGGCGGAGGCAAAGGAGAGTCCGGCGGAAGACCTGGCACCGATCGATCTGGTGCGGGAGCTGGTCGCCCACCGGGCCGAACTGCCGGCGGCGGCGATCGCCGCCGACAGCCGTCTGTTGAGCGATCTGCACCTCAACTCCATCTCCGTCGGTCAGTTGGTGGTGGAAGCGGCGCAGCAGCTCGGCCGCCAGTCGCCGGCCTCGCCCAACGACTTCGCCGACGCGACGGTGGCGGAGGTGACCGAGGCGTTGCTCGAAGGCGAAGAGCGCGCTGACGGGGCGGACGCCGCGGTGGAGGAAGGCCCGCCGCCGGGAGTCGGTTCCTGGGTCGCGGCCTTCGAGCAGATTTGGCAAGAGAAGGCGCTGCCGGCCGGCGGCGGCGATCTGGGGGGAGCCGATGGTGGCTGGACCGTCGTCGCGCCGCCGGGCCATCCTCTGGCGGCGGCCCTGGGCGCCGCCCTGACGGAGGGTGGCGGCGTGGCTCTCTGCCTGCCGGCGGAGCTGGACGAGGAGGCGGTGGATCTCTACCTGGAGGCCGCCCGTCCGCTGCTCGACGGCGAGGCCGCGCCGCGTTTTCTGGTGGTCCATGCCGGCGGCGGGGGCGGCGGCTTCGCCCGCACCCTCCACCTGGAGCATCCCGAAGTACATACGGCGGTGGTGGACGTGCCCTTCGAGGACCCCCGCGCCGCCGGTTGGGCGGCGGACGAGGCGCTGGCCGCCAACGGCTACGGGGAGGCCCGCTGGGATGCCGACGGCCGGCGCTACGTGCCGCACCTCGAGCACCGGCCGCTGGCTGCCACCTCCGCTGTTGGGGTCTCTGGCGCTGAGACCGAACCCCTGGGATCCGCCGACGTCCTGTTGGTCAGCGGCGGCGGCAAGGGCATCGCCTCGGAGTGCGCCCTGGACCTGGCCCGCCGCTCCGGCGCCCGCTTGATCCTCCTCGGCCGTTCGCGGCCGGAAGAGAGCCCCGAACTGGCCGCCAACCTCGATCGCTTCCGCGCCGCCGGGGTGGAGTTCCGCTATGTCTCCGCCGATGTCAACGACCCGGCGGCGGTCGCCCTGGCGGTGGCCGGCGCCCAGGAAGTGGTGGGTTCGGTGACCGGCCTGCTGCACGGCGCCGGCTTGAACACCCCGCGGCTGCTGGCCGCCCTCGACGGCAAGGCCTTCCGCCGCACCCTGGCGCCGAAGATCGGCGGCCTGCACAACATCCTGGCGGCGATCGAGCCGGAGCGGCTGCGGCTGTTGGTGACCTTCGGCTCGATCATCGCCCGCATGGGCCTGCGCGGCGAGGCGGACTACGCGACCGCCAACGAATGGCTCACCCTGGAAACGGAGCGTTTCGCCCGAGAGCACCCGAACTGCCGCTGCCTGGCCCTCGAATGGTCGGTGTGGTCCGGGGTGGGCATGGGCGAGCGCCTGGGACGGGTCGAGGGTTTGATTCGCGAGGGCATTACCCCGATCCCGCCGGAGCTGGGGGTCGATCTGCTGGCCCGCTGGATCGCCTCGCCGGAGGCGCCGGTGGCGATGGTCGTCGGCAGCCGCTTCGGTACCCCGCCGACGATGCGCCTGGCGCACCGGGAACTGCCGCTGCTGCGTTTCCTGGAGAGCCCGCGGGTGGTGTTCCCAGGAGTGGAGCTGGTGGTCGACAGCGAGATCTCCGGCGACAGCGATCCCTACCTGTCAGACCACGTCTTCCGCGGCGAGCGCTTGCTGCCGGCGGTGATCGGCCTAGAGGCGATGGCCCAGGCGGCGACGGCGCTTCTCGGCCGGGAGGACCTGCCGGTCTTCGAGCAGGCCGAGTTCCGCCGCCCGGTGGTGATCGCCGAGGGCCAAAGGGTCAGGTTGCGGGTGGCGGCGCTGGCCCGCTCGGACGGCCGGGTGGAGGTGGTTTTGCGCTCCTCCGGCAGCGACTTCAAGACGGACGATTTTCGTGCCCTTTGCCGCTTCTCGGAGCAGCCCGGAGAGCCGCCGCCGGCGGATTTCATCGCCTCGCCGTCCACCGCCAACGGCACGACTCTGCCGCTCGAGGCGGAAGGCGATCTCTACGGTCCGCTGTTCTTCCACACCGGCCGGTTCCGCCGTATCCAGGGCTACCGGGAGCTGTCCGCCCGGAGCTGCGTGGCGGACATTCCCGGCAACGGCGCCGTGCCGTGGTTCGGCCGCTACCTGCCGCCGCGCATGCTGTTGGGCGACGCGGCGGTGCGCGACGCGTTGCTGCACGGCATCCAGGTCTGCGTGCCCCACGCCACCATTCTGCCGGTGGGGGTGGACCGCATCGAGGTCTGTGAACTGTCGTCGAAGGCGGACTATGTGCTCTCCGCCCGCGAGCGCCGTCGCGAGGGCAACACCTTCGTCTACGACGTGGAGCTGTCTGACGGTTCCGGCCGCCTGTGCGAGCGCTGGAGTGGCCTGCGCCTTCAGGTGGTGGACCGCAACCGGCCGCCGGCGAGCTGGAAGACCCCGATCCTCGCCTCCTACGTCGAACGCCGGCTACAGGAGCTGCTGCCGGAAGATGGAGCCAAGCCGGCCGTGGCGATCCGCCAGCGAGAGTCCGCCGAACGGCAGGAGGACAGCGACCGCACCATCCGCGCGACCCTGCCCGAGGGCGGCGAGGCGGAAGTCCACCGGCGGCCGGACGGCAAGCCCGAGGCGAACGGCGGCGCCGATGGGGTAGAGGTGTCCGTCTCGCACGCCGGCGATCTGGTGCTGGCGGTGAGCGGCGAGGCGCCCCTGGGCTGCGACGCCGAAGCCGTCGCCGGGCGCGAGGCGGCGATGTGGAGCGACCTGCTCGGCGCCGATCGTTTCTCCTTGGCGGAGCGCATTGCCAGCGAGCACGACGAGAGCGCCGACCGGGCGGCCACCCGAGTGTGGGCGGCAGGAGAGTGCCTCAAGAAGGCCGGCACGCCGCACGACGCGCCTCTGGTTCTCGATCAGGTCACTGACGACGGCTGGCTGCTGCTGCGCTCCGGGTCCCTGGTCATCGGCACCCTGGTCGCGCCGGTCGACGGGTTTGCCGACGGTCTCGCCCTGGCGGTTCTCGCCGGTAGCCGGTAG
- a CDS encoding acyl-CoA thioesterase has product MSSPKKVFEIRHTVGFEETNLVGNVYYVNHLRWQGRCREMFLKTHAPGVVQQIADGLALATVRCSCDYLAELEAFDEIVIRMTLGHLQQNRIGLRFEYLREIGDGQLELIARGEQEVACMQREGEGMAPVKVPDELREALRAYEA; this is encoded by the coding sequence ATGTCATCGCCGAAGAAAGTCTTCGAGATCCGCCACACGGTCGGCTTCGAAGAGACCAACCTGGTGGGCAACGTTTACTATGTCAACCACCTTCGCTGGCAGGGCCGCTGCCGGGAGATGTTCTTGAAAACCCATGCTCCGGGTGTGGTGCAGCAGATCGCCGACGGCTTGGCTCTCGCCACGGTGCGCTGCTCTTGCGACTACCTGGCGGAACTCGAAGCCTTCGACGAGATCGTCATCCGCATGACCCTGGGCCACCTGCAGCAAAACCGCATCGGTTTGCGCTTCGAGTACCTACGCGAGATTGGGGACGGACAGCTCGAGCTGATCGCCCGCGGCGAGCAGGAGGTCGCTTGTATGCAGCGCGAGGGCGAAGGCATGGCGCCGGTGAAGGTGCCGGACGAACTGCGCGAGGCGCTCCGCGCCTACGAGGCTTGA
- a CDS encoding choice-of-anchor Q domain-containing protein, producing MSSRRSFVGFVLLCAALTVLCLAPPALGDVFSPNLKADGPPGRCEADCTFREAVLTANFRPGADVVMLEAGSYSLRRGGRGEEVASTGDLDVTDDLTVIGAGADRTFLDARGLDRLFDVKGNVRLELVGVTLRNGDAGGGHGGAVRAIHPGSVVLLKGVMIEDSRAPSGGMGGALFSGGVAEVVESALIGNAAEISGGAIASEGILRVVASTFTGNDAEFEYGGGIYLGSGALLDLDQSTLVANRAMKVGGALYVRAGGEARVAGSILAANQTWSGGADCSGAVTSEGHNLLSTGNGCAGLREDDMYGGAEQLDPMLGALGQHGGPTPTFAPLAGSPVLDRVPPEQCVARDQRGERRLRDGAMCDVGAFEKSDACIAGAETLCLANGRFKISVEHSDVRAENGGEPVPARAASWTDDTGYFWFFDPANVEVIVKVLDGCSAGIDGAWVFASGLTNLGLDLRVEDLATGRSHIYSQDAGKPFEPIQDTGTFSSCG from the coding sequence ATGTCATCTCGCCGATCGTTCGTAGGGTTTGTGCTCCTGTGCGCCGCCTTGACCGTTCTGTGCCTCGCGCCGCCGGCGCTGGGCGACGTTTTTTCTCCCAACTTGAAAGCCGACGGACCGCCGGGTCGTTGTGAAGCGGACTGCACCTTCCGGGAGGCGGTGCTCACTGCCAACTTCCGTCCGGGTGCGGACGTGGTGATGCTCGAAGCCGGATCGTACTCGCTGCGCCGCGGCGGCCGCGGCGAAGAGGTGGCCAGCACCGGCGATCTCGACGTCACCGATGACCTGACGGTGATCGGCGCCGGTGCCGACCGGACTTTCCTCGACGCCCGAGGCCTCGATCGCCTGTTCGACGTCAAGGGCAACGTCCGTTTGGAGCTGGTGGGTGTCACCTTGCGCAACGGCGATGCCGGCGGCGGTCACGGCGGTGCCGTGCGCGCGATCCATCCGGGCAGCGTCGTTCTCCTCAAGGGTGTGATGATCGAGGATAGCCGCGCGCCTTCGGGCGGCATGGGCGGAGCGCTCTTTTCCGGCGGCGTCGCGGAGGTGGTGGAGAGCGCCTTGATCGGCAACGCGGCCGAGATCTCCGGCGGCGCCATCGCCTCCGAAGGGATCCTGCGGGTGGTCGCTTCCACCTTCACGGGCAACGACGCGGAGTTCGAATATGGCGGCGGAATCTACCTCGGCAGCGGCGCCCTCCTCGACCTCGACCAGAGCACTCTGGTCGCCAACCGGGCGATGAAGGTCGGCGGCGCGCTGTATGTGCGCGCCGGCGGCGAGGCGCGGGTCGCCGGTTCCATTTTGGCTGCCAACCAGACCTGGTCCGGCGGCGCCGACTGCTCCGGTGCGGTGACCTCCGAGGGGCACAACCTGCTCTCCACCGGCAACGGCTGCGCCGGACTGCGGGAGGACGACATGTACGGCGGCGCCGAGCAGCTCGATCCGATGCTCGGCGCCCTCGGCCAGCACGGCGGCCCCACCCCGACCTTTGCTCCCCTCGCCGGCAGTCCGGTGCTCGACCGGGTGCCGCCGGAGCAGTGCGTAGCGCGCGATCAGCGCGGCGAGCGGCGCCTGCGGGACGGGGCGATGTGCGACGTGGGCGCCTTCGAGAAGTCCGACGCCTGCATCGCCGGGGCCGAGACCCTCTGCCTGGCGAACGGCCGATTCAAGATTTCCGTCGAGCACAGCGATGTGCGGGCCGAGAACGGCGGCGAGCCGGTGCCGGCGCGGGCGGCGAGCTGGACCGACGACACCGGCTACTTCTGGTTCTTCGATCCGGCCAACGTCGAGGTGATCGTGAAGGTGCTCGATGGCTGCAGCGCGGGTATCGACGGAGCGTGGGTGTTCGCCAGTGGATTGACCAACCTCGGCCTCGACCTGCGGGTGGAGGATCTTGCCACCGGCCGGTCCCACATCTACAGCCAGGACGCCGGCAAGCCCTTCGAGCCGATTCAGGACACCGGTACCTTCTCGTCCTGCGGCTGA
- a CDS encoding tetratricopeptide repeat protein — MSQKLTRKEMKKDEIGEALGRTFEFAEGHFKTIIGAVVGLLALVLVIVGLVRWNAVRGEKAGAALADAITVYAAPVDAENADPEDPDDPIFADDAARRTAAREKLQAVVDDYGSAAAADVARVYLGRLAADEGDTATARQMWQVFLDDRSGHLLAGEVRRNVIALDRAEGRTEEVVAELEAMLDQNPEARPLPGDVVLWELGRSYEELDRQDDATSTFQRLVEEYPESAFTAQARQKSAPALTLGA; from the coding sequence ATGAGCCAGAAGTTGACCCGCAAGGAGATGAAGAAGGACGAGATCGGCGAGGCTCTCGGCCGGACATTCGAATTCGCCGAGGGGCATTTCAAGACGATCATCGGCGCGGTGGTCGGTCTGCTGGCTCTGGTGTTGGTGATCGTCGGGCTGGTGCGCTGGAACGCCGTGCGCGGCGAGAAGGCCGGCGCGGCTCTAGCCGATGCGATCACCGTCTACGCGGCACCGGTCGATGCCGAGAACGCCGACCCGGAGGATCCGGACGATCCGATCTTCGCCGACGACGCAGCCCGCCGCACGGCCGCCCGGGAGAAGCTCCAGGCGGTGGTCGACGACTACGGCTCCGCGGCTGCGGCGGACGTCGCGCGGGTCTACCTCGGTCGCCTGGCGGCGGACGAAGGGGATACGGCGACGGCGCGACAGATGTGGCAGGTCTTTCTCGACGATCGCTCCGGTCACCTACTGGCCGGCGAGGTGCGCCGCAACGTGATCGCCCTGGACCGCGCCGAGGGGCGCACCGAAGAGGTGGTGGCGGAACTCGAAGCGATGCTCGACCAGAACCCCGAAGCGCGTCCCCTACCGGGGGACGTGGTGCTGTGGGAATTGGGCCGCAGCTACGAGGAACTCGACCGCCAGGACGATGCCACTTCGACCTTCCAGCGGCTGGTGGAGGAGTATCCGGAGTCCGCCTTCACGGCGCAGGCCCGGCAAAAGAGCGCTCCGGCCCTCACCCTCGGCGCGTAG
- a CDS encoding thymidine phosphorylase, producing the protein MKPAFSILERKRAGESLSEAEIRDLVAGASAGASSSSWGDAELGAFLMAAAVRGLDLEETRALTLAMLESGEQWDLAADFPALVDKHSTGGVADTVSLILAPLLAACGVPVVMLTGRSLGHTGGTADKLESIPGLRLDLDRAECCRLLDEVGTAIGVATGDIAPADRRLYALRDRTATISSIPLITASIASKKLATGAAALVFDVKTGNGAFLPDRAQGEELARRLVETVEAAGRRSSALVTDMNQPLGVWAGHTAEVRATFEALEGEGAADLMEVTYALCEAVAEAVGQPVSRRRLEDAVASGKGRDVFVRWAERQGADPAWLAEPRFELATVEVPLRAPGAGVLAGVDTTRLGLLLSRAARGSRTDIDYGVSLRMVQRLGDELQEGQELARLYLRREDEGLIAEAQGAFTIDPLADPEKVRPPLVERL; encoded by the coding sequence GTGAAACCCGCCTTTTCCATTCTGGAGCGCAAGCGGGCGGGAGAGTCCCTGTCGGAAGCTGAAATCCGCGACCTCGTCGCCGGCGCCTCGGCCGGTGCTTCGTCCAGCTCGTGGGGCGACGCCGAGCTGGGGGCCTTTTTGATGGCCGCCGCCGTGCGGGGGCTCGACCTAGAAGAAACCCGGGCCCTCACCCTGGCGATGCTCGAGTCCGGCGAGCAGTGGGACCTGGCGGCGGACTTTCCCGCGCTGGTGGATAAGCACTCCACCGGCGGTGTGGCGGATACGGTGTCGTTGATTCTGGCGCCGCTCTTGGCCGCCTGCGGTGTACCGGTGGTGATGCTCACCGGCCGCAGCCTGGGACATACCGGCGGCACCGCCGACAAGCTGGAGAGCATTCCGGGGCTGCGGCTGGATCTCGATCGTGCCGAGTGCTGCCGGCTGCTCGACGAGGTGGGGACGGCGATCGGCGTCGCCACCGGCGATATCGCGCCGGCGGATCGCCGCCTTTACGCTCTGCGGGACCGCACCGCGACCATCAGTTCCATCCCCCTGATCACCGCCAGCATTGCGTCCAAGAAGCTCGCCACCGGCGCGGCGGCGCTGGTCTTCGACGTCAAGACCGGCAACGGCGCCTTCTTGCCGGACCGCGCCCAGGGCGAGGAACTGGCCCGCCGCCTGGTGGAAACGGTGGAAGCCGCCGGTCGCCGTTCGAGCGCCCTGGTGACGGATATGAACCAGCCCCTTGGCGTCTGGGCTGGACACACGGCGGAGGTGCGAGCGACCTTCGAAGCGCTGGAGGGCGAGGGCGCCGCCGACCTGATGGAGGTGACCTATGCCCTATGCGAGGCGGTGGCCGAGGCCGTCGGGCAGCCCGTCTCTCGCCGCCGGCTGGAGGACGCCGTGGCTTCCGGCAAGGGGCGAGACGTCTTCGTGCGCTGGGCGGAGCGTCAGGGGGCCGACCCGGCCTGGCTGGCGGAGCCCAGATTTGAGCTGGCGACGGTGGAAGTGCCGCTACGGGCGCCCGGGGCCGGCGTCCTCGCCGGCGTGGACACCACCCGCCTGGGCCTCCTCTTGTCCCGCGCCGCCCGCGGCAGCCGTACCGACATCGATTACGGCGTGTCGCTGCGGATGGTCCAGCGGTTGGGAGATGAGTTGCAGGAAGGGCAAGAGTTGGCCCGTTTGTACCTGCGCCGGGAAGACGAAGGCCTGATCGCCGAAGCACAGGGAGCCTTCACGATCGATCCTCTGGCGGATCCCGAAAAGGTTCGTCCGCCTTTGGTGGAGCGTCTCTAG
- a CDS encoding GDSL-type esterase/lipase family protein translates to MRFPLRCRLSGGAVIAAGIATLGLVTALPAAGQTRYIAFGDSITFGVGDDQSRTEIGYPPRLEAILNGQGLNVIVENQGIPGETTAEAVSRIDAVLDGGGDVLLLMEGTNDINARVSKETIRFNLQTIARRASSAGLETVHATIIPRLPTANFDGSNRVTREVAGEVRNLAWSDRRRLIDPFETFIAQSSGFEPLYVGGSDKLHPNADGYDVMAQAFADFLLNNDNVPPVTGLVFPEDDQQNVSPSAEVEVELFDFGDGIDQTATQLLINNETVDAQVSGDGDRMVLLYQPSDPFVGVVFVGLRTQDLANPPNAFDGTVAQFVVQGTRFLTGDIDRDGRVDGLDLVNFGRRFGARRGDSRFRGFADFNGDDVIDGRDLAALAANFGESAF, encoded by the coding sequence ATGAGATTCCCGCTCCGCTGCCGACTCTCGGGCGGCGCCGTGATCGCCGCCGGCATCGCTACCCTCGGCCTCGTCACGGCGCTTCCGGCGGCCGGCCAGACCCGCTACATCGCTTTCGGCGACAGCATCACCTTCGGGGTGGGAGACGACCAGAGCCGGACGGAAATCGGCTACCCGCCGCGCCTGGAGGCGATCCTCAACGGCCAGGGACTGAACGTCATCGTTGAAAACCAGGGCATTCCCGGTGAAACCACCGCCGAAGCCGTGAGCCGGATCGACGCCGTCCTCGACGGCGGTGGCGATGTGTTGCTGTTGATGGAAGGCACCAACGACATCAACGCTCGGGTGAGCAAGGAGACCATCCGTTTCAATCTCCAGACCATTGCCCGGCGGGCTTCTTCGGCCGGCCTCGAGACGGTCCACGCGACGATCATTCCCCGCCTGCCCACGGCCAATTTCGACGGCAGCAATCGGGTAACCCGCGAAGTCGCCGGCGAAGTTCGTAATCTCGCCTGGTCCGACCGGCGGCGGCTGATCGACCCTTTCGAGACCTTCATCGCCCAATCGAGCGGCTTTGAGCCCCTGTACGTCGGGGGCAGCGACAAACTGCACCCCAACGCCGACGGCTACGACGTGATGGCCCAGGCCTTCGCCGATTTCCTGCTCAACAATGACAACGTACCGCCAGTAACCGGCCTGGTGTTTCCGGAGGACGATCAGCAGAACGTCTCGCCGAGCGCCGAAGTCGAAGTCGAATTGTTCGACTTCGGCGACGGCATCGACCAGACGGCGACGCAATTGCTGATCAACAATGAAACGGTGGACGCGCAGGTCTCCGGCGACGGCGACCGCATGGTCCTCCTCTACCAGCCGAGCGACCCCTTCGTCGGGGTGGTGTTCGTGGGCTTGCGAACGCAGGATCTCGCCAATCCGCCCAATGCCTTCGACGGCACCGTGGCGCAGTTTGTGGTGCAGGGAACTCGCTTCTTGACCGGCGACATCGATCGCGACGGCCGGGTGGACGGCCTCGACCTGGTGAATTTTGGCCGCCGCTTCGGCGCCCGCCGCGGCGATTCCCGCTTCCGGGGCTTCGCGGACTTCAACGGCGACGACGTGATCGACGGTCGGGATCTGGCGGCTTTGGCCGCCAACTTCGGCGAATCCGCTTTCTAG